From a single Mus caroli chromosome X, CAROLI_EIJ_v1.1, whole genome shotgun sequence genomic region:
- the Rtl3 gene encoding retrotransposon Gag-like protein 3: MVEDLAASYVTLKLENEILQAQVKRLMEENAALQAQIPELQKSGAAKEHEPLQKPSEAQEPPELPAARESQNPWEPPATTESGESTKIREPREPSAISELGEPPEIKEPQEPPETNESGESSAITEFRGSPEINEPPLSPKSKEYWGPQELPKVKESWEPPEALDSTAWKPPAVQESQEIQKALESPATQRPQASPRGYDLPAVCEAEPTDNQGTPALKELQNPQLHNPTNDEESQTVPEYQETSSQLEPPEHPTPQETLEPRVPQEPLDPSDAEEFLELSVPEESLEGLIVARTGTEQAQCELEAAALPLEYPLAFSEDFQKLSEFLVQLTSYLRSRGYPTEAALVSFVGSFFSGEAGRMFQPLLDSQTPLVEQFERLLRALQDTFDNPESLEVANQGLPQLRQGEGLAPRYSTRFHLIAQEFDLGESTLCIQFQEELASSIQNELSCTSPATNLSDVIIECVTLEEKASGGVDSSSSSSEEENGSEGPPTENQPVQATSNRPHLSEAERARRLEGHLCLYCGHPGHFARDCPVKPHRVQQAGNMEARR; the protein is encoded by the coding sequence ATGGTAGAGGACTTAGCAGCTTCCTATGTTACTCTGAAATTGGAGAATGAAATTCTGCAGGCTCAAGTGAAAAGGCTCATGGAAGAAAATGCTGCCCTCCAGGCCCAGATACCAGAGCTCCAGAAATCCGGAGCAGCCAAAGAGCATGAACCACTCCAAAAGCCCTCAGAGGCCCAAGAGCCCCCAGAGCTTCCAGCAGCCAGGGAGTCACAAAACCCCTGGGAACCCCCAGCTACCACAGAGTCCGGGGAGTCCACAAAGATCAGAGAGCCCAGGGAACCCTCAGCCATCAGCGAGCTCGGGGAACCCCCAGAGATCAAGGAGCCCCAGGAGCCCCCAGAGACCAATGAGTCTGGAGAATCCTCAGCCATCACAGAGTTCAGGGGATCCCCAGAGATCAACGAGCCCCCTTTGTCCCCAAAGTCCAAGGAGTACTGGGGACCTCAGGAGCTTCCAAAGGTCAAGGAATCCTGGGAGCCCCCAGAGGCCCTGGATTCCACAGCCTGGAAGCCACCAGCAGTCCAGGAATCCCAGGAGATCCAGAAGGCTCTGGAGTCCCCAGCAACCCAGAGGCCCCAGGCGTCCCCAAGGGGTTATGATCTCCCAGCAGTCTGTGAGGCGGAGCCCACAGACAACCAGGGTACCCCAGCCCTCAAGGAGCTTCAGAATCCACAGCTCCACAACCCTACAAATGATGAGGAGTCTCAGACGGTTCCAGAATACCAGGAGACCTCATCACAGCTGGAGCCCCCTGAGCATCCAACTCCCCAGGAGACTCTGGAGCCTCGGGTGCCCCAGGAGCCCCTGGACCCCTCAGATGCCGAGGAGTTTCTAGAACTCTCAGTACCTGAAGAGTCCCTAGAGGGCCTGATAGTTGCGAGAACAGGAACAGAACAGGCCCAGTGTGAATTAGAGGCTGCAGCTTTGCCCCTAGAGTACCCTTTGGCCTTCAGTGAGGATTTTCAGAAACTCTCTGAGTTTTTAGTTCAGTTGACCAGTTACCTGAGAAGCAGAGGGTATCCCACTGAAGCGGCTCTAGTGAGCTTTGTTGGCAGCTTCTTCTCAGGTGAGGCGGGAAGGATGTTCCAGCCCTTATTAGATAGCCAAACCCCCCTGGTGGAGCAATTTGAAAGGCTCCTGCGAGCGCTCCAAGATACTTTTGACAATCCAGAAAGCTTGGAAGTTGCTAACCAGGGCCTCCCTCAGCTTCGCCAAGGGGAAGGCCTTGCTCCCAGGTACTCAACCCGCTTCCATCTCATTGCTCAAGAGTTTGATTTGGGTGAAAGCACACTCTGCATCCAATTTCAAGAAGAGCTTGCCAGTTCTATTCAAAATGAACTGTCTTGCACAAGTCCAGCCACCAACCTATCTGATGTGATCATTGAGTGTGTCACCCTAGAAGAGAAGGCAAGTGGCGGGGTTGATTCCAGTTCATCATCGTCTGAAGAGGAAAATGGGTCCGAGGGTCCACCCACTGAAAACCAACCTGTTCAAGCTACAAGTAATCGCCCCCACCTCAGCGAGGCTGAACGGGCCAGACGCCTCGAAGGCCACTTGTGCCTCTATTGTGGCCATCCTGGTCATTTTGCCAGAGACTGCCCTGTCAAGCCTCATCGTGTCCAGCAGGCGGGAAACATGGAGGCCCGGCGGTAA